From a single Halovulum dunhuangense genomic region:
- a CDS encoding RSP_7527 family protein: MMTEQFHYPTPEEIAEIERRAHAMRAEAFAAFGAAIRARLAALFAKQPRKAHI, encoded by the coding sequence ATGATGACCGAACAGTTCCACTACCCGACCCCCGAAGAGATCGCCGAGATCGAACGCCGGGCCCACGCCATGCGCGCCGAAGCCTTTGCCGCCTTCGGTGCCGCGATCCGCGCCCGCCTTGCCGCGCTGTTCGCGAAGCAGCCCCGCAAGGCGCATATCTGA